The following proteins come from a genomic window of Macrobrachium rosenbergii isolate ZJJX-2024 chromosome 37, ASM4041242v1, whole genome shotgun sequence:
- the LOC136825523 gene encoding uncharacterized protein gives MQLDGGLYISHELSTAPGELMKRVRMKLIFSLLAIGVALCAIIANQPSLVSARARVTVEEEETILTRDCAFTNAHSGSPPKPEGETETLAGREKYPTRSLKETLTSIGSKVAKVLRIAGPIYKGVEIFASFLKTRYKTETNENYWEELSETASALAEETVDQVILRQTQDAVKRMSENLELYLDNNSTVGDFSALDLTIAMDNERETIMSLYAGINHPQNIVLQYVDMVTMRLMLWQATVFRYIKEYTIDGKAPSGDSVCSIVYKWNMAYKTDIDEVSEFLLPALEKWNTDYKTQLRVDCKTTYAKPAFAQWRYEAQCKIFNGYHGTFPET, from the exons atgcaGTTGGATGGAGGACTATATATTAGCCATGAGCTGTCGACAGCTCCGGGAGAACTGATGAAGAGAGTCAG AATGAAACTAATCTTCAGTCTGCTAGCGATCGGCGTGGCCCTCTGTGCCATTATTGCCAATCAACCATCGCTCGTTTCGGCTCGCGCTCGTGTGActgtcgaggaagaggaaaccATTTTGACTCGAGATTGCGCCTTCACGAACGCCCACTCGGGCTCACCCCCAAAGCCCGAAGGAGAGACTGAGACTCTTGCAGGCCGAGAGAAATATCCCACAAGAAGCTTGAAAG AAACCCTGACCAGCATAGGAAGCAAAGTAGCCAAAGTCCTGAGAATTGCAGGCCCCATTTACAAAGGCGTCGAAATCTTTGCCAGCTTCTTGAAGACCAGATATAAGACCGAAACGAACGAGAACTACTGGGAGGAGCTCTCAG AAACTGCCAGTGCCTTGGCTGAAGAGACCGTCGACCAAGTGATCTTGCGTCAAACCCAGGATGCTGTTAAACGCATGTCTGAAAACCTCGAGTTatacctcgacaacaacagcacCGTAGGCGATTTCTCAGCTCTCGATCTCACCATTGCTATGGACAACGAACGCGAAACCATCAT GTCTTTGTATGCTGGGATCAACCACCCTCAAAACATTGTGCTGCAGTACGTGGACATGGTCACAATGCGTCTCATGCTCTGGCAGGCCACAGTTTTCAGATACATCAAGGAATACACGATTGACGgcaaa GCACCATCTGGAGATTCCGTGTGCAGCATAGTCTACAAATGGAACATGGCTTACAAGACAGATATTGACGAAGTATCTGAATTCTTGCTGCCAGCGCTTGAGAAGTGGAACACAGATTACAAGACACAG CTGAGAGTGGATTGCAAGACGACTTACGCCAAGCCAGCTTTCGCCCAGTGGAGATACGAAGCACAATGCAAAATATTTAATGG GTATCACGGTACCTTTCCCGAAACTTGA